The DNA sequence GACCAATGAAGTATTATTCTCTGCGTAGGGTACAGAGGTTAAGATGTTCTATCTTTCAGACCTTTTTTTATTTCACGTTAAGTGAAAAGCCAAATTCTGGCGCCCCAGCAAGTTACTTGCTGGGGCTTTTTTTCGTCTGAAATTTATTTTAGAGCAAATACTTTAATTTGGATGGGATTCGGGCTATCCTATGACCACTGAGAACTATTGGTCGATGACCGATAGAACTTGAGTCTTGTTGAAATTTAGCTTCTCCCCAAAAGAGCTAATGTATTTTTTGCCGATGGTGTAGCCGTCGGCATTTTTTTTACCCACCATTACTAATCCACTCAAAGAGTTACCCGCTAATAGCCGTTGCAGCTTAGAGCCTTTGCAACTAAAAACCAGGCATAAAAAAACGCCCCCAATCTGGAGGCGCTCTCTAATCACAAGTGAAAGTTGTTACTCTTGTTCGGCGTCGGCTAAGGCTTCCACCAGCCAATCTGGATGACACCATTCGTTAAGAATCCCCAGCACCTTAGGCTTGCCGGTTCCCTTCAAGGAAGAAAATGGCTCCACCTTCACGCCGTCGCCAAAATCCGCCAAGGCCTTACGCACATCGTTAACCGTCTTCATTCGAGCACTCTGCGCCAACTTGTCACACTTGGTCAGCAAGGCAAGCACGGGAATATCGCAATCCACCGCCCACTCGATCATCTGCATGTCGAGATCCTTGAGGGGATGACGAATGTCCATCAGCACGACCAGGCCACTCAAACAGGCGCGTTCCTGCAGATA is a window from the Shewanella loihica PV-4 genome containing:
- the yihA gene encoding ribosome biogenesis GTP-binding protein YihA/YsxC yields the protein MTDSRIDFRQAKFLISAPDIAHLDEHLPGDVGVEIAFAGRSNAGKSSALNQLTEQKNLARTSKTPGRTQLINVFALDEHRRLVDLPGYGFAQVPLAMKKKWQQALGQYLQERACLSGLVVLMDIRHPLKDLDMQMIEWAVDCDIPVLALLTKCDKLAQSARMKTVNDVRKALADFGDGVKVEPFSSLKGTGKPKVLGILNEWCHPDWLVEALADAEQE